The following proteins are encoded in a genomic region of candidate division WOR-3 bacterium:
- the pilO gene encoding type 4a pilus biogenesis protein PilO produces the protein MIYIKNKTYIIQCQELQSKLNILQEKSKQLKNKEISFNLKDERLSAILSLLVSASKKSDAQIGEVNIGTEMENMDNKVLPLIIVVKGTYNQIGRFINNIEREDPRLQFNDIELSTKETNGLGIICKLKGYFIIL, from the coding sequence TTGATATATATCAAAAATAAAACCTATATCATTCAATGTCAGGAATTGCAAAGCAAATTAAATATACTGCAAGAGAAGAGTAAACAATTAAAAAATAAGGAAATTTCTTTTAATCTAAAGGATGAGAGATTATCGGCAATACTATCCTTACTGGTTAGTGCAAGTAAAAAATCAGATGCACAAATCGGCGAAGTTAATATTGGAACAGAGATGGAAAACATGGACAATAAAGTTCTTCCCTTAATTATTGTAGTAAAAGGAACTTATAATCAGATCGGCAGGTTCATAAATAACATTGAAAGGGAGGACCCAAGATTACAATTCAATGACATAGAGTTATCAACAAAAGAGACAAATGGATTAGGAATCATATGTAAATTGAAGGGATATTTTATAATTTTATGA
- a CDS encoding type II secretion system protein produces MRPSDYTTKPGLTLIELLVAMTIFSIILTLTLLVFLNLRKAQTQLDKKYEISNEVERLCKEIENALKFCQKLISCGQTYITFIDINGDTIEYHQNNDTLYKNNKIFTNLTIDSLSFIFVRLKEKEEIKDFYLIDENRDGILTGGELKNISGIAIYLLVSYPEGFKRIKIRKNFFIAFRNL; encoded by the coding sequence ATGCGACCATCCGACTATACGACTAAACCCGGTCTCACCCTTATTGAACTTTTGGTAGCAATGACCATATTCTCTATTATCCTTACCCTTACCCTTTTAGTCTTCTTAAATCTTCGGAAGGCGCAGACCCAGCTCGATAAGAAATATGAAATTAGTAACGAGGTAGAAAGGTTATGCAAAGAAATTGAAAATGCACTCAAATTTTGTCAGAAGTTGATTTCTTGCGGTCAAACTTACATTACATTTATTGATATCAATGGTGATACTATTGAATATCATCAAAATAATGATACACTTTATAAAAATAATAAAATTTTCACGAATTTAACAATTGATTCCCTTTCGTTTATTTTTGTCAGACTGAAAGAAAAAGAAGAAATAAAAGATTTTTATTTAATAGATGAAAATCGTGATGGAATTTTGACCGGTGGAGAATTAAAAAATATCTCTGGAATAGCAATTTATTTACTAGTTTCTTACCCAGAAGGATTTAAGAGAATAAAAATAAGAAAGAATTTCTTTATTGCATTCCGAAATTTATAG
- a CDS encoding type II secretion system protein, with protein MPKYLKSEISKLLSTRYSLHSIQGGFSLIELLVALTILSAVLLPFLSFVSYRLKKERESDDFIEAIEIAKSKMEGILLLPEVKDKEETIGNKFMLKIKVLDGDQYDEPQNLKPLEIQISVSRLKDKVNLITLFALK; from the coding sequence ATGCCTAAATACCTAAAATCCGAAATTTCTAAACTACTCTCTACTCGCTACTCTCTACACTCTATTCAAGGAGGCTTTTCTCTCATTGAGCTCCTTGTTGCGCTAACCATTCTCAGTGCTGTACTTTTGCCTTTTTTGAGTTTTGTATCATATCGTTTAAAAAAAGAGCGAGAAAGCGATGATTTTATAGAGGCAATTGAAATCGCCAAATCAAAGATGGAAGGGATTTTACTTTTACCTGAAGTAAAGGATAAAGAAGAGACTATCGGAAATAAATTTATGTTAAAGATCAAGGTTCTTGATGGCGATCAGTACGACGAACCACAAAATTTAAAGCCACTTGAAATTCAAATCAGTGTTTCACGCCTTAAAGACAAAGTTAATCTAATTACCCTGTTTGCCCTGAAATGA